A window of the Lolium perenne isolate Kyuss_39 chromosome 7, Kyuss_2.0, whole genome shotgun sequence genome harbors these coding sequences:
- the LOC127313077 gene encoding 26S proteasome regulatory subunit S10B homolog B: MAEADDAAAARRRTVVTDYRNKLLNCRELETRVRTARENLKKAKKDYDKTEDDLKSLQSVGQIIGEVLRPLDTERFIVKASSGPRYVVGCRSKVDKEKLTAGTRVVLDMTTLTIMRTLPREVDPVVYNMLHEDPGNVSYSAVGGLSDQIRELRESIELPLMNPELFLRVGIKPPKGVLLYGPPGTGKTLLARAIASNIDANFLKIVSSAIIDKYIGESARLIREMFNYAREHQPCIIFMDEIDAIGGRRFSEGTSADREIQRTLMELLNQLDGFDELGKVKMIMATNRPDVLDPALLRPGRLDRKIEIPLPNEQSRTEVLKIHAAGIAKHGEIDYEAIVKLAEGFNGADLRNVCTEAGMAAIRAERDYVIHEDFMKAVRKLNDAKKLESSAHYSADFGKE, from the exons CTAGGGAGAACCTAAAAAAGGCAAAGAAAGATTATGATAAAACAGAAGATGACTTGAAGTCTTTGCAGAGTGTGGGCCAAATCATTGGTGAAGTACTTCGGCCATTGGACACTGAAAGAT TTATCGTCAAAGCCAGCAGTGGGCCACGTTATGTGGTTGGCTGCAGAAGCAAAGTTGACAAAGAAAAGCTGACAGCTGGAACGCGGGTTGTTCTTGACATGACAACTTTAACCATTATGCGCACTCTACCACGCGAG GTTGATCCGGTGGTCTATAACATGCTACATGAAGACCCTGGCAACGTCAGTTATTCAGCTGTAGGTGGATTATCAGATCAAATAAGGGAACTGCGGGAGTCTATCGAGTTACCGCTTATGAATCCTGAACTCTTTCTCCGTGTTGGGATTAAACCGCCAAAG GGTGTTCTGCTCTATGGCCCACCTGGAACTGGGAAGACATTGCTTGCTAGAGCTATCGCTAGCAACATTGATGCAAACTTTTTAAAG ATTGTTTCAAGTGCTATCATTGACAAATATATTGGTGAAAGTGCCCGTCTTATAAGAGAAATGTTCAACTATGCACGCGAGCATCAA CCATGCATTATTTTCATGGATGAAATCGATGCCATTGGTGGCCGAAGATTCAGTGAGGGCACTAGTGCAGATCGTGAAATCCAACGGACATTGATGGAGCTCCTAAATCAGTTAGATGGATTTGATGAGCTTGGGAAG GTCAAGATGATTATGGCGACCAACAGGCCTGATGTCTTGGATCCTGCACTCCTTCGTCCTGGACGCTTGGACCGGAAGATAGAAATTCCATTGCCGAATGAGCAATCGAGGACAGAGGTGCTGAAAATCCACGCGGCCGGTATCGCCAAACATGGCGAAATTGATTATGAGGCTATTGTTAAGCTCGCTGAG GGCTTCAACGGTGCCGATTTGCGCAATGTCTGCACTGAAGCTGGCATGGCTGCCATCCGGGCAGAGCGTGACTACGTCATCCATGAGGACTTCATGAAG GCGGTGCGAAAGCTGAATGATGCCAAGAAGCTCGAGTCTAGCGCCCACTACAGCGCAGACTTTGGCAAGGAATAA